GGTGAGGCTCGAAACCGTTTTAGTTTATTCCCGAAATCCCCCTAATTTAGCAGTGCAGTAAAGAGGAGCAGGGACTGATGCAGGGAAGAGTACCTTATGGAGAACATGCAGGTAGCACTCAATGATCAGTGCTTTAGAAATGAATGCATGGATCCAGACCCAGAGAGAAAACCAAGCCACAGCCCACATAGCATCGACAAACTGCTGTAGTGTGTGCGCTGCCTCACGGTGCGACCGAGACGCTTGTTTAATTCTGGGTCTAGGACGGTGTAATGTTGGATAAAATAGAGAAGACGACGAACACTGGCGAGCCCAACAAATGCTCCGCCGTGGTCCATCGTTGAGCAATCGctttaaatgaaacaactaGCCCGGATATAAGTGATCAAGCTGATCAAAGATTCGTCccactaaaacaaaacagaatcaTTAGGTTAACTCACCTGCTTTTACAGAAGCTGATACGCGCTCCATCTCTAGATTTCCTCCATAGCGTGCCCGTCAGCTTCGCTGTAAGACAATGGGCTGCTCTCAGTATCAAACACACAGATCTTTACTCTTATCTCCTGCTTTGCACAGTCTGTGTGCTTTGCGCATTCACGACGCCAAGGTCAGGAGCGCCAACGGTTTTAATGGAGCGCCCACCATAGAGATATCTCTACGGCGCCCACTGCCAGCGCGTTACTAGGCAACCACCGGGATACGCCAGTGCATTAAATTCACCCTCCAACAACCGACAAAATCCCAATTTAGAAACCATTAAGTAACCACCTTAACCTAAGGTGAAGGCAAAACCCATCTACCTTTGACCAGATAAACAACTGAAGCTATtcaagaggtgtgtgtgtgtgtgtgtggggggggggggggggggggggggggcgttacgaatacattacatttaattgGTATAAGCCTTTTAagttattgtaaccatgacaaaaTGAGGTAGGATAAGATAATGCCAGAAAAAGACTTCATCCAATATGTTTTTCCTCACTGTTTTTGTAAATTAGATTCCTAATCAACTAATCTCTTTGTAAAGTCTCATCACTCATCACACATCTGATCTCTCATATGGGAATTGTAGGCTCTGTAAAAAAGAGCAGTGCTGAAGAGCCCACATTGGATGGGAAGTGCAATCACAATAGTCAACTGCTATGAGGCTGAATGACCACAGGTGGCAGGAAATTAGTCCAGGGCAGGAAAGTGAAAgttgtttctctctttatgAAACACTTATCCCAGAAACTGAAAATCAGTGGAATGATTGTGTTGATGCTTCTTGTGCTCCTTCCTGTAGTTTTCCGGCTGCttacatgtgtttattttaagtattattttttaatttaggGAAATTGAGCCCATTCTTCTGTTGCGTCTTTAAGTCGAATTTAAAATAAGAATAGGAATGTCACACTGAAATCTACACCAACCATACACAAGAAATCCACTAACATGTACAGTGTGAAGCCCCGACAGTTGCTGACAGGGCAAATATTTTTCCcacatatctttttttttacaatgccCAGTGGCCATAGCTGTGATTTGTGCATGTATAACCGATGGATAGTCTTTACAGTACTTGGGAGAGATGCTGCTTAGTGATGTCTGTTTCAAGCTGCTGAAAGGTTACCAAAGCAAGGACAGCTTTGGCTCACAACTATTCACGCAAGGACCAGTCTCTGTTTTATACATATAGTGGGTTTCTAAAAcctatatatatgtaaatgcaTGGGGATTATTACCTTCCTGTAGTCAGGTTAGTTTTATAATGCATTCCAGGTCACCATATGGATCCACTACCAATACTATGTTTTTCATGAGGATATGTTCTGTGCGTGTACTGGTCGTATCCTTGTGGCGAGTTCAACaagcacattttgaaaagaagACACTTTAATTAAAGGCGCAATTTCCTGTCCAGATATTTGCAGTCATGGACAGTTTCTTCACATGAAAAGTGTGGGCTGAATCAGCTTGATTAGGGACAAAGATAAAGCAGCTTCCGTGACCACGGGTGTGCCAGGATATCCATTGTCCTTAAGTGAGAATAagagaaatatttcactctgttaATAAAAAGGTTCACATCTAGGATTGAACTGATGTAGGTTGAGCATTTCCAGCTGTTGTACTCAAAAGGACTGTTGCCATGGTGCCATGGCCATCAAAACATAAATTCATGTCAATCTGTCAGACCCcatatatttaatttttccATATGTATTTGCCCCAGTCCATGTACCAAAAAGCCAATGTGTGTAGTCAGAGATCATCTGTCAGGGCTCCCACCTTCGCCTGCCAACTTGACTAGTATTGCACTTAGTACTGTAGTATTGCACTGGACCTTTAGGCTAGTCCTTATGGGTGGTGGTACCACATGCCCATGCAACGTGTCTGGGCTCACCCTTGGGATCTGGGTGAGGAGACATTTGAAAGGTGCTGGGAGAGGAACTGCTTCTCCCTCAAATTGAAAGGAAAAGGGTTTAGTGATCTGATAAGGATGCCTCCCAGGCACATGCAACTGGGAGGAGACCCTAGGGCAGATATAGAACACAATGAGGGGATTACATTCCCCATGTGACCTGGGAACTCCTCTGGATCCCTCAGGAGGAGCTGAAAATGTAGCTGAGAAGAGGCATGTCTCTGATAAACACTGCTACTGTTGCTGCAACCAGATCAATTTgctacataaaacatttttgttgacaATTCACAAACCTGTCTAAATCGGACATCTGCCTTTTTCAAGATGCTCTTTTTAGCTGTTATATCTAAGTTTCAAGCACTTGCAGGGAAGGTCAACCTTGATTAGCTCTTACGTATCCTTCAAAGAAACAGAGCTGCATCTTAATTCTGCCCTCTTTCTAATAGGGGTCAGTATTGTCTATGTTTTCTGGATTTCCGGTAGCCCCTTCCGAtccctcatttcctctgctTGGTTCCTCAGGACCTACTGCAGTGCCTGTCGAGTGCTGAGAGGACACAATACCAACATGCCAAAATAATACACAGCACTCCCACTGTTGTCCTCAAACAACCACTTCACCACATTATGGATATTTTACAAGCTCAATGGTCTTTCATGCTGTACTGGCATCCCTTGTCTTTCTCGGCAATGTAcctgtatttgtatatattttttgccATTTGTTGAGGTATTTATAGCCATCCCCTCcatcatttatgtattttgtgttaatGTATTTTCAGGTTGTATTGATATATGCAACCATTTatgtaaattaattaatcaaactaAAACATCTCTTTGTTTCTTGAATACACCATAaatagattagattagattatatgaaactttaatgaaCCCCAGGGGGAAAGTGGGTCATGGCTATGGAGAAAAAGATATAGTGTAGGTAAGAGCAAACAGAAATGGCTGCTGAAGATatcagaggaaaacaacaggatATATAGTGCCTAATGAATAGTGAATATACTGCCAATTGTATAACAAGCAATAGATGCAGTCCTTCCTTTGAAGGTGAGTGCATGTTTGCAGTTTATAGATTTACAGCACAAAGGCAGTGTGTGCAAAATGTGCATCACTGCAGATGGAAGAAAGTGAGCGCATATGACACGATCTGTCAAAATATGCAAATGCGTAGTGTAAATTATTCATATACTGATAATTTTACAGTTGGAGGTAATATAATTTATAGATGCACCTCGACCCAAAAATTCAGTTACATAACTAAATTTCCACCAATTACAATCCAAACCTACACTTATTTGCTGCCCCGAAAGCATGCTTGTTTCTCCCTTTTCTGCAGGACTGGAGATATCATGCAGAAATTGTCTGGTTGTCAGACACCTCTGGGTGTTCTTGAGGTGACGGAGGCCCAGGCAAAGAAGGAATGGTTTAGTTTCAGGTTATCACTTCATTAGGTGCATTCACACTGAGGCACTTATGCTTTTCCactaatcatcatcataatatcTCTCAATATCTCaataatatatgaataaaaatgcCTCATGGAAATTCCTCATAAATGAtttcacatatacatatatatcatgTGAGTGCTCTTATCTATCGGACCTGGCGTTTCCTACACTTAGGGACAGGTAGGCAGATAGaagaaattattttcatatgGTATATTTTGCTCTCTCCTGTGTCTATTGTTCACTGTCAATATctaacaacaaaaatgttttgtaatttccCCTGCCCAGAAATATAGCCTCCTTTGTGAAAGGGATTCCCTGCTGTCCCTGTTAGCATAGAACAGTGTGTCAATCAAACTCACACGCTCCACCCCTGTGCAACAAAATTGTGTGGTGTGTACTCAATATGTCCTGAATTTCGTCTATCAGGAGAGCTGACACCCAGGTTGTGTACTGGACTTGACCCACCCCTGGTACACcaacattcatatatatatgttattagGTCCAGCACTGGGTTCTTGCGATGCGATTTGAAGGCAGCCTGAGAGTAAGAACATCCTGCAAGACATAAATCAGGAAAGAATTACGCCTCTACCTCTTTCAGATTCTTTCAACTTTCCCGTGATGCACTGCGCGAGTGTAATTTGTGCAGTTATGTACGGtatatcatttcatttacataaagaTGATAAACATACATATTTGCCGGAATGCTGCTGGCAATTGTAATTTAACCGACATGTAATTTGAGCATTAACGGTTGGCTAGCAAATGTAGCCCAAGCGGGGATCTCCGGAGGTTACCGTGGTTGTAACCCGTCACTAAGGCAACGACGAATGACGTGACTCGCGGGAGAATAAACGTTGAAAGAGCACCCTAACAACCTCGGACTGTGTTCCTGTTTAGTTTATGATTTCCAGTCATATGTGAACATGGAGAGACATAACTTGGGAAAAGAAAGGCTCATAGTACCTACTGATTTTACTTCACCGGCGGTTTCAAGTAAGTTGTTTGTTCTTGccacattttctgttgacattTGCTCGTAACTTCAAGCAAATGTTAAGTTCACGATCattttagctagctaacgttagcctacaATGTAACCTAGCTAACTAACTTAAAACACCAATTTGGCTAACGTTAGTCTGCATTTGTTAGCTTCAGCGTTAAATAATAATTACCAAGAAGAGGTTGTATTTAGGGAAGGGAAGTTGTTTATCTTGGTAACTTTCTTTAAAGCTCAGGCACTACTGAGGAAACATCAGAAACATTATATTGGGCTACACTAGCTAATGCGTGTGCacacataaatattattttatgttaCATAGGGAATATCCAGAAAGATCTGGTACCCCCATCGCATTTCGCATCCGGTGTCCAGTCTGCTGAAGCACACAGAGGCGTTCAAACCCCAGGGACGCTGCCACCCATCTCCTGGATAAACCCTGGTGTAACATCAGTATCATCAGGGGACCCAAGTCCTACCAATCCATGGCTCGCCATCACTCAGGCCCAACAGGAAATCTTGGAGCTGAGGAAGGAAAATCAGAGGATCATGATGTTACAAGGAGGCAGCATAAGAGGAAGGATCCCTGTGGATCACCCATCAGACCTTAGGGCAAGGTAGCCCACAATGTATTTATGTTGTCAGAAATACCATGATTGTCTTCCTGTTGGGTGGCATATTGGGTACATGAGTAGCTCCTGTTCCTCAAACACAGATGTGCAGAGAGAAGTGAGCAGTGGTCCAGATGGGAGTCAGAGTGGCATCTAGAGGCAGAGAAGCACAAGGCTGAAGCTGAGAGGTTGAAGGGGCAGGTGGAGGCCCTGAAGGACACTGCGGGGAGACACAGGGAAGAGATGAGAGACCGAGACAGCACCCTGAACAGGTAGGCGATATGCTTATGTTGTCATGCAATCAAGTCATTTTACGATTTGGTCTGACATTCTCTACGTAGCTAAACATTTCAGTAAAtaagttttattattaatctTTGTACAACAGACAGAGCCATGAGTTGGAAGCAATACGTGAAGAGCTTTGTAAAGCTAAGACTGAACTCAGCCAAATCAGAGAGGGGCTCATTCACAGCAGTGCACAGAAGGAGAAAATAAGCTCACAGGTAATGCTATTTactgacaaaacatttcatttcaacactgATGTTGACAAAGATCACCTGAGAGTTACTGTTATCTTGTAACTTATGTTGGCAGTCTGTGGTCTGGTGTTTTTTAGTACAGTCTTAATAATAGCTTATAACCACCTGGCATGTTTTAATTTAGCCAGTTTCACTGTGATTAGTTTCATATATGAATATTGTTCtatgttcaacatttttgttttttgcagcatGAAAAACTAAAGGGAGAGACTGGTGAGGAAATTACAAAGCTGAGGAGAGATCTGGAGAGGAGCAAAGAGGAAGCCCGGGAGCTCGCCCTGAAGGCTGAAATGGGCAGGTtacaggctgaggaggaggccaAACAGCAGACTCTTAGACTGTCAGGACAACTGCAGGAAATGCagaagaagcaggaggtggaggtgtgtggCACAATGTCTGCAAGGAAATCTAAACCATCATAAACCTTATGCATGTCAGCAGGCATCTGCTCTGTTGAAGTATCTCTGAGCATGTAGCACAGTGCCTTTCTGTAACTGACCCTTCAATCTGACCTTCTTCAGGAGGGAGGCAAGTGAAAGGAGAACTTCTCCTTGGGGATCAATAAGATATTGCATCATTATTTGTATGTGTCTTAAAGGTtccatttttttcactttcagctgcagcaaTTGAATGCTTCCCACTGTGCAGAGCTGGGTGCAGCaataaaagcaaacagtgaACTTCAGGACAGGCTTCAGTCAATGACCTCAGAAGTGCTGCAGCTAAAAAGGACTCTGATGGAGGCAtctacagagagagatgggcTGAAAGAACATTTAAGGTGCCACATTCAATCTAAAACTGAAGGGAGCTAAACATTTATAGCACTTTTGTAGTCAGATTCACTgatttgtttggggggggggggtgtttatTTTTCAGCCAAATGGGACAAACTTTTGAGACACAATCGGCAACACTGCACAGCCTCAGAAATTACATCGGCCAGCTTGCCCCAGAGAAAGGAGTGGAGGAACGATTAAATGACACTGTTGAGGTGAAGACAGCATAAACAGTATTGATTGCAATCAGCCTACTGTAAAGTAATtgcatggggaaaaaaacttcaAATCCTGTTCCTTTCAGcaggttaaaaaaagaattgtggAACAAATGAGTGTTACATTTATGAATTAACAtgcatataataataattcatcccattatgtatattttttattctaatatCCATTTTGTAGAGgctgaaaaaagagaaagcagctCTTCAGATGACTGCAGAGCTTTTGACAATCCGGTTTAACTCTGTGAATGAGATACTCGCCCTCCAAGAAGAGAAAATGGTGAAGAAGGTGAGTGTTTGTTCTCACATAGCAATGCATGATACAAGCCTATTTTGACAACACATGATGAGCAGTAGCACTGTTGCTTGCAGGCTGGGCCGCTGCCTACCTATGTATACCAAGCAGCTACCTATAATCGTGTGGTGTTGGCTTTAGGCTGTAAAATTTTCAAGCGTAGTCTTATgtcaaaagtctgaaaaaaataGTCCGAGGTGTGGATGCACTTCATggccattttccaaagcagacTACAGGGTTTAAGATTGATGATGGAACAGATCCAGACAGGATGGTAAACCCCTGCAGGAGCAATTCAGTTGGCTGAACGCCTCACCTGAGGTGCTCTATCCAAATGTGTATATGACTCTGCATGTGacaaacattttcttcccttttgaatgtgtttttcttactcCTGAAGTGCACTTTGGTTAGTTTTGAATAAATGTCAACTTGCAGAAAGTTGCTTGAGCTCAGTAATGATCACAGTAAACAACTTTTAACTGCTAACTTTTCTTAATTTTTGTTTACACGGTTGTTGTATTGTTGATGCATTTGAGAGCAGAGACTGTTTTGAAACTCTTCTCTGATGGTTTGTTAATATAGTTgtgggaagaaaggaaaaagcaCTCAACGTTTTAAAAAGCTTTAGTAAACTTTGGAAAACATCAGGGCTAATTTGTAAGCAATAATTACCCTCACTCGTATAAAGCATTTGCTGAAGTGGTGTGTGCATTTACCATACATGCGTGTGTTTCAATAGACGTCAAAAGATCCACTAGTGAAGAATGGATGTGAAGGCCTTCAAGTGCTTCAGCTCTGGAGAGAGAAAGTCTTCAAGTTATGTGTCCAGCTTCGCTCAAAGGACATTGAACTAAGAGGAGAGAAGGATAAACTTCTTTCAAAAGTATGAAAACTGTCCATTAGTATTTCAC
The Enoplosus armatus isolate fEnoArm2 chromosome 13, fEnoArm2.hap1, whole genome shotgun sequence genome window above contains:
- the cchcr1 gene encoding coiled-coil alpha-helical rod protein 1, whose protein sequence is MERHNLGKERLIVPTDFTSPAVSRNIQKDLVPPSHFASGVQSAEAHRGVQTPGTLPPISWINPGVTSVSSGDPSPTNPWLAITQAQQEILELRKENQRIMMLQGGSIRGRIPVDHPSDLRARCAERSEQWSRWESEWHLEAEKHKAEAERLKGQVEALKDTAGRHREEMRDRDSTLNRQSHELEAIREELCKAKTELSQIREGLIHSSAQKEKISSQHEKLKGETGEEITKLRRDLERSKEEARELALKAEMGRLQAEEEAKQQTLRLSGQLQEMQKKQEVELQQLNASHCAELGAAIKANSELQDRLQSMTSEVLQLKRTLMEASTERDGLKEHLSQMGQTFETQSATLHSLRNYIGQLAPEKGVEERLNDTVERLKKEKAALQMTAELLTIRFNSVNEILALQEEKMVKKTSKDPLVKNGCEGLQVLQLWREKVFKLCVQLRSKDIELRGEKDKLLSKVGSMEQQLQQEQHRASVLQHSLDDRMAQLDLERVEKETLKQDLVQAHKENSQLKSQSRKAEAELKTLDTAVHRFSLAFESKVAEVDAAQTRLNIFTQRLTFAKGRVETIQGLIMRRVALQKVQQASKQEEQAADSITNLQTELSLVCEERDKLTQELKRTPELIEKALADLKEQHESKLSQQQQELEQSWMEVRQAVAGREEAEQSLQQIQAQLEETKVNMEKLCSQLLSQQEHSKRALQERVSEIKDLCAEKLKEMEVQVNTARRDHTKAVMTLRQFEREAARKQDEMRDTQHLGSKHTKRSVQNKQLKETEKDEDLLLAAVAERGLTSEYTRSHTTAPHHNTSAASREHREKPSERSRSVGAKVPLPVDERLRSVLEELHTLSAAVVNSSEDSAEEEGQNDRVGPSAGSPHS